A portion of the Burkholderia pseudomultivorans genome contains these proteins:
- a CDS encoding DUF3108 domain-containing protein → MPPADARPRSALPRRWLRAGIALVAVLVLHALAALWLMRSRDSFTPTPPAEVPVQIELLKPQPIERQPAPQPAAPKPAAPTPPAPKPAAPKPAAPPQAPVLTSTQTADHGVPPPSAASAASGVPGASGASGAQAASAAGASTAATPGPATSGVKFSAPPSGDLQYDTFYNGMQNMIGTIHWRTDGRTYDLAVSMPVPFVGPFSYRSEGRIDAFGIAPDRYVEKRGRRPEDIAIFNREIRQVVFTRTPNNAPLPDGVQDRFSMLMQLSGLVRGNPSAYKPGVTQQFFVIDNNSGETWPITVIGDEQVQTQAGIVQARHFMRLPRRDGDTRRIDMWLAPSLGWLPARLVQTEPNGAQIELLWHGRLAPPAADATNAPAAPSSPEAASAASSPAQPAQPPQPPQPAPQPAEPPASSPAAP, encoded by the coding sequence ATGCCGCCTGCCGACGCCCGCCCTCGCTCCGCCCTGCCCCGCCGCTGGCTGCGCGCGGGCATCGCGCTCGTCGCCGTGCTGGTGCTGCACGCGCTGGCCGCACTGTGGCTGATGCGCAGCCGCGATTCGTTCACGCCGACGCCGCCCGCCGAAGTGCCCGTGCAGATCGAGCTGCTAAAGCCGCAGCCGATCGAGCGGCAGCCTGCGCCCCAGCCGGCTGCACCGAAGCCGGCCGCGCCGACGCCGCCCGCGCCGAAACCCGCTGCGCCGAAGCCGGCCGCGCCGCCGCAGGCGCCGGTCCTCACGTCGACGCAGACCGCCGATCACGGCGTGCCGCCGCCGTCGGCCGCTTCCGCGGCGAGCGGCGTGCCGGGCGCGTCGGGTGCGTCGGGTGCGCAAGCCGCATCGGCCGCCGGCGCAAGCACGGCCGCGACGCCCGGGCCGGCGACGAGCGGCGTGAAATTCTCCGCGCCGCCGTCCGGCGACCTGCAGTACGACACGTTCTACAACGGCATGCAAAACATGATCGGCACGATCCACTGGCGCACCGACGGCCGCACCTACGACCTGGCCGTCTCGATGCCCGTGCCGTTCGTCGGACCGTTCAGCTATCGCAGCGAGGGCCGCATCGATGCATTCGGCATCGCGCCCGATCGTTACGTCGAGAAGCGCGGCCGGCGCCCAGAGGACATCGCGATCTTCAACCGCGAGATCCGCCAGGTGGTGTTCACGCGCACGCCGAACAACGCGCCGCTGCCCGACGGCGTGCAGGACCGCTTCAGCATGCTGATGCAGCTGTCGGGCCTCGTGCGCGGCAATCCGTCCGCGTACAAGCCCGGCGTCACGCAGCAGTTTTTCGTGATCGACAACAACAGCGGCGAGACGTGGCCGATCACGGTGATCGGCGACGAGCAGGTGCAGACGCAGGCCGGCATCGTGCAGGCGCGGCACTTCATGCGCCTGCCGCGCCGCGACGGCGATACGCGCCGCATCGACATGTGGCTCGCGCCCTCGCTCGGCTGGCTGCCGGCGCGGCTCGTGCAGACCGAGCCGAACGGCGCGCAGATCGAGCTGCTGTGGCACGGACGGCTCGCGCCGCCCGCGGCGGACGCAACGAACGCGCCTGCCGCCCCGTCGTCGCCGGAAGCGGCATCGGCTGCATCGTCGCCAGCGCAACCGGCACAGCCACCGCAACCACCACAACCGGCGCCCCAGCCCGCCGAGCCGCCCGCATCGTCGCCCGCCGCACCCTGA
- the argS gene encoding arginine--tRNA ligase, with amino-acid sequence MLPAHKQTLEALLADSVKQVAHALKGADSAFVAPTITLERPKVAAHGDVACNVAMQLAKPLGTNPRQLAEKIVAELTARPDAQGLVEAAEIAGPGFINLRLTAAAKQAVVAAVLAQGRAFGTSEREKGKRVLLEFVSANPTGPLHVGHGRQAALGDVLANVIASQGYAVHREFYYNDAGVQIGNLAISTQARARGLKPGDAGWPEAAYNGEYIADIARDYLNGETVAAKDGEPVKGAGDVEDLDAIRKFAVAYLRHEQDMDLQAFGVKFDQYYLESSLYSEGRVEKTVDALIKAGMTYEQDGALWLRTTDEGDDKDRVMRKSDGTYTYFVPDVAYHVTKWERGFTQVINIQGSDHHGTIARVRAGLQGLHIGIPKGYPDYVLHKMVTVMRDGQEVKLSKRAGSYVTVRDLIEWSGGAAPGQEAAPDLIDEATITRGRDAVRFFLISRKADTEFVFDIDLALKQNDENPVYYVQYAHARICSVLNELKSRYNVEVAQLPGADLSQLTSPQAASLMQKLAEYPDMLTHAAKELAPHAVAFYLRDLAGEFHSFYNAERVLVDDEAPRNARAALLAATRQVLENGLAMLGVSAPAKM; translated from the coding sequence ATGCTGCCAGCACACAAACAGACCCTCGAAGCCCTGCTCGCGGATAGCGTCAAGCAGGTCGCACACGCGCTGAAAGGCGCCGACTCCGCGTTCGTCGCCCCGACCATCACGCTGGAGCGCCCGAAGGTCGCCGCGCACGGCGACGTCGCGTGCAACGTCGCGATGCAGCTCGCCAAGCCGCTCGGCACGAACCCGCGCCAGCTCGCCGAGAAGATCGTCGCCGAGCTCACGGCCCGGCCGGACGCGCAAGGGCTCGTCGAGGCCGCGGAAATCGCCGGCCCGGGCTTCATCAACCTGCGCCTGACGGCCGCTGCCAAGCAGGCCGTGGTCGCCGCGGTGCTCGCGCAGGGCCGCGCGTTCGGCACGTCGGAGCGCGAAAAGGGCAAGCGCGTGCTGCTCGAATTCGTGTCGGCGAACCCGACCGGCCCGCTGCACGTCGGCCACGGCCGCCAGGCCGCGCTCGGCGACGTGCTCGCGAACGTGATCGCGAGCCAGGGCTACGCGGTGCACCGCGAGTTCTACTACAACGACGCGGGCGTGCAGATCGGCAACCTCGCGATCTCGACGCAGGCGCGCGCACGCGGCCTGAAGCCCGGCGACGCCGGCTGGCCGGAAGCCGCGTACAACGGCGAATACATCGCCGACATCGCGCGCGACTACCTGAACGGCGAGACGGTCGCCGCGAAGGACGGCGAGCCGGTCAAGGGCGCGGGCGACGTCGAGGACCTCGACGCGATCCGCAAGTTCGCGGTGGCCTATCTGCGCCACGAACAGGACATGGACCTGCAGGCCTTCGGCGTGAAGTTCGACCAGTACTACCTGGAGTCGTCGCTGTACAGCGAAGGCCGCGTCGAGAAGACGGTCGACGCGCTGATCAAGGCCGGCATGACCTACGAGCAGGACGGCGCGCTGTGGCTGCGCACGACCGACGAAGGCGACGACAAGGATCGCGTGATGCGCAAGTCGGACGGCACGTACACGTACTTCGTGCCGGACGTCGCGTACCACGTGACGAAGTGGGAGCGCGGCTTCACGCAGGTGATCAACATCCAGGGCTCGGACCACCACGGCACGATCGCGCGCGTGCGCGCCGGCCTGCAGGGGCTGCACATCGGCATCCCGAAGGGCTATCCCGACTACGTGCTGCACAAGATGGTCACGGTGATGCGCGACGGCCAGGAAGTGAAGCTGTCGAAGCGCGCGGGCAGCTACGTGACGGTGCGCGACCTGATCGAATGGTCGGGCGGCGCGGCGCCGGGCCAGGAAGCGGCGCCCGACCTGATCGACGAGGCGACCATCACGCGCGGCCGCGACGCGGTGCGCTTCTTCCTGATCTCGCGCAAGGCCGACACCGAGTTCGTGTTCGACATCGACCTCGCGTTGAAACAGAACGACGAAAACCCGGTCTATTACGTCCAGTACGCGCATGCGCGGATCTGCTCGGTGCTCAACGAGCTGAAGTCGCGCTACAACGTCGAGGTGGCGCAGCTGCCGGGCGCCGACCTGTCGCAGCTCACGAGCCCGCAGGCGGCCTCGCTGATGCAGAAGCTCGCCGAGTATCCGGACATGCTGACGCACGCCGCGAAGGAACTGGCGCCGCACGCGGTCGCGTTCTACCTGCGCGATCTCGCTGGCGAATTCCACTCGTTCTACAATGCGGAGCGCGTGCTGGTCGACGACGAAGCGCCGCGCAATGCGCGCGCCGCGCTGCTCGCCGCGACCCGGCAGGTGCTCGAGAACGGTCTGGCGATGCTCGGCGTGTCCGCGCCCGCCAAGATGTAA
- the metH gene encoding methionine synthase, with product MTDHTMRLAGLEPFNVTPGTLFINVGERTNVTGSKAFARMILNGQFDEALAVARQQVENGAQVIDVNMDEAMLDSKAAMVRFLNLIASEPDIARVPIMIDSSKWEVIEAGLKCVQGKAIVNSISLKEGEDAFRHHANLIRRYGAAAVVMAFDEKGQADTFERKTEICKRSYDFLVNEVGFPPEDIIFDPNIFAVATGIEEHNNYAVDFIEATRWIKQNLPYAKVSGGVSNVSFSFRGNDPVREAIHTVFLYHAIQAGMDMGIVNAGQLGVYADLDPELRERVEDVILNRRDDSTDRLLEIADKFKTGAAKKEENLEWRNQPVEKRLAHALVHGITNFIVEDTEEARAKIAAEGGRPINVIEGPLMDGMNIVGDLFGQGKMFLPQVVKSARVMKQAVAHLIPFIEEEKRLLAEAGGDVRAKGKIVIATVKGDVHDIGKNIVSVVLQCNNFEVFNMGVMVPCNEILAKAKVEGADIIGLSGLITPSLEEMAYVASEMQRDDYFRVKKIPLLIGGATTSRVHTAVKIAPNYEGPVVYVPDASRSVSVASSLLSDEGAAKYLDELKSDYERIRDQHANRKAQPMVTLAEARANKTKIDWANTTPVKPKFIGRRVFRNYDLNELANYIDWGPFFQTWDLAGPYPAILNDEIVGESARRVFSDAKSMLARLIQGRWLTANGVISLLPANTVNDDDIEIYTDESRSEVLLTWRNLRQQSVRPVVDGVMRPNRSLADFIAPKESGVADYIGMFAVTAGIGVDAKEKQFEADFDDYSAIMLKALADRFAEAFAEAMHARVRRELWGYASGETLDNDALIAEKYTGIRPAPGYPACPDHLVKRDMFAALQADEIGMSVTDSLAMLPAASVSGFYLAHPDSTYFSVGKIGQDQLEDYAKRMALSLDDARRALAPQL from the coding sequence ATGACCGATCACACGATGCGCCTTGCCGGCCTTGAGCCGTTCAACGTCACGCCCGGGACGCTCTTCATCAACGTCGGCGAACGAACCAACGTCACCGGCTCGAAGGCATTCGCGCGGATGATCCTCAACGGCCAGTTCGACGAGGCGCTCGCCGTCGCGCGCCAGCAGGTCGAGAACGGCGCGCAGGTGATCGACGTCAACATGGACGAGGCGATGCTCGATTCGAAGGCGGCGATGGTGCGCTTCCTGAACCTGATCGCGTCGGAGCCGGACATCGCGCGCGTGCCGATCATGATCGACTCGTCGAAGTGGGAGGTGATCGAGGCCGGCCTGAAATGCGTGCAGGGCAAGGCGATCGTGAACTCGATCTCGCTGAAGGAAGGCGAGGACGCGTTCCGCCATCACGCGAACCTGATCCGCCGCTACGGCGCGGCCGCCGTCGTGATGGCGTTCGACGAGAAGGGCCAGGCCGACACGTTCGAGCGCAAGACCGAGATCTGCAAGCGCTCGTACGACTTCCTCGTCAACGAGGTCGGCTTCCCGCCGGAAGACATCATCTTCGATCCGAACATCTTCGCGGTCGCGACCGGCATCGAGGAGCACAACAACTACGCGGTCGACTTCATCGAGGCGACCCGCTGGATCAAGCAGAACCTGCCGTACGCGAAGGTGAGCGGCGGCGTGTCGAACGTGTCGTTCTCGTTCCGCGGCAACGACCCGGTGCGCGAGGCGATCCATACCGTGTTCCTGTATCACGCGATCCAGGCCGGGATGGACATGGGCATCGTGAACGCGGGCCAGCTCGGCGTCTACGCGGATCTCGACCCGGAACTGCGCGAGCGCGTCGAGGACGTGATCCTGAACCGCCGCGACGATTCGACCGACCGCCTGCTCGAGATCGCCGACAAGTTCAAGACCGGCGCCGCGAAGAAGGAAGAGAACCTCGAGTGGCGCAACCAGCCGGTCGAGAAGCGGCTCGCGCACGCGCTCGTGCACGGCATCACGAACTTCATCGTCGAGGACACCGAAGAAGCGCGCGCGAAGATCGCCGCCGAAGGCGGCCGCCCGATCAACGTGATCGAGGGGCCGCTGATGGACGGGATGAACATCGTCGGCGACCTGTTCGGCCAGGGCAAGATGTTCCTGCCGCAGGTCGTGAAATCGGCGCGCGTGATGAAGCAGGCCGTCGCGCATCTGATCCCGTTCATCGAGGAAGAAAAGCGGCTGCTCGCGGAAGCGGGCGGCGACGTGCGCGCGAAGGGCAAGATCGTGATCGCGACCGTCAAGGGCGACGTGCACGACATCGGCAAGAACATCGTGTCGGTGGTGCTCCAGTGCAACAACTTCGAAGTGTTCAACATGGGCGTGATGGTCCCGTGCAACGAGATCCTCGCGAAGGCGAAGGTCGAGGGCGCGGACATCATCGGGCTGTCGGGGCTGATCACGCCGAGCCTCGAGGAAATGGCGTACGTCGCGTCGGAAATGCAGCGCGACGACTACTTCCGCGTGAAGAAGATTCCGCTGCTGATCGGCGGCGCGACGACCTCGCGCGTGCACACGGCAGTGAAGATCGCGCCGAACTACGAAGGCCCGGTCGTCTACGTGCCCGACGCGTCGCGCTCGGTGTCGGTCGCGTCGAGCCTGCTGTCCGACGAGGGCGCGGCGAAGTATCTCGACGAGCTGAAGTCCGACTACGAGCGCATCCGCGACCAGCACGCGAACCGCAAGGCGCAGCCGATGGTCACGCTCGCCGAGGCGCGCGCGAACAAGACGAAGATCGACTGGGCGAACACGACGCCGGTGAAGCCGAAGTTCATCGGCCGCCGCGTGTTCCGCAACTACGACCTGAACGAGCTCGCGAACTATATCGACTGGGGCCCGTTCTTCCAGACCTGGGATCTCGCGGGCCCGTACCCGGCGATCCTGAACGACGAGATCGTCGGCGAATCGGCGCGGCGCGTGTTCTCCGACGCGAAATCGATGCTCGCGCGCCTGATCCAGGGCCGCTGGCTGACCGCGAACGGCGTGATCTCGCTGCTGCCGGCGAACACGGTCAACGACGACGACATCGAGATCTATACCGACGAATCGCGCTCGGAAGTGCTGCTCACGTGGCGCAACCTGCGTCAGCAGAGCGTGCGCCCGGTGGTCGACGGCGTGATGCGGCCGAACCGCTCGCTCGCCGATTTCATCGCGCCGAAGGAATCGGGCGTCGCCGACTACATCGGGATGTTCGCGGTGACGGCCGGCATCGGCGTCGACGCGAAGGAAAAGCAGTTCGAAGCCGATTTCGACGACTACAGCGCGATCATGCTGAAGGCGCTCGCAGACCGCTTCGCGGAAGCGTTCGCCGAAGCGATGCATGCGCGCGTGCGCCGCGAACTGTGGGGCTACGCGAGCGGCGAGACGCTCGACAACGACGCGCTGATCGCTGAAAAGTACACGGGCATCCGTCCGGCGCCCGGCTATCCGGCCTGCCCGGACCACCTTGTGAAGCGCGACATGTTCGCCGCGCTGCAGGCGGACGAGATCGGCATGAGCGTGACCGATTCGCTGGCGATGCTGCCGGCCGCGAGCGTATCGGGCTTCTACCTCGCGCATCCGGACAGCACGTACTTCTCGGTCGGGAAAATCGGCCAGGACCAGCTCGAGGACTACGCGAAGCGCATGGCGCTGTCGCTCGACGACGCGCGCCGCGCGCTCGCGCCGCAGCTCTGA
- a CDS encoding enoyl-CoA hydratase/isomerase family protein: protein MADLAAYGGYEALKVTRREHGVLDIVMSGEGVNRSSLATANDRMHRELADIWRDVDRDPDTRVAVIRGEGKGFSAGGDLALVEAMANDFDVRARVWREARDLVYNVINCSKPIVSAMHGPAVGAGLVAGLLADISIAAKDARIIDGHTRLGVAAGDHAAIVWPLLCGMAKAKYYLLLCEPVSGEEAERIGLVSLAVEPADLLPKAYELAERLANGSQSAIRWTKYALNNWLRSAGPTFDASLALEFMGFSGPDVQEGIHSLRERRPPAFPGDAPF, encoded by the coding sequence ATGGCCGATCTCGCCGCCTATGGCGGTTACGAAGCCCTGAAGGTGACACGCCGCGAACATGGCGTGCTCGACATCGTGATGAGCGGCGAGGGCGTGAACCGCAGCAGTCTCGCGACCGCGAACGACCGCATGCATCGCGAACTGGCCGACATCTGGCGCGACGTCGATCGCGATCCCGACACGCGCGTCGCGGTGATCCGCGGCGAGGGCAAGGGCTTCTCGGCGGGCGGCGACCTCGCGCTCGTCGAGGCGATGGCGAACGACTTCGACGTGCGCGCGCGCGTCTGGCGCGAGGCGCGCGACCTCGTCTACAACGTGATCAACTGCAGCAAGCCGATCGTGTCCGCGATGCACGGGCCGGCGGTCGGCGCGGGGCTGGTTGCCGGGCTGCTCGCCGACATCTCGATCGCCGCGAAGGACGCGCGCATCATCGACGGCCATACGCGGCTCGGCGTCGCGGCCGGCGACCACGCGGCGATCGTGTGGCCGCTGCTGTGCGGGATGGCGAAGGCGAAGTACTACCTGCTGCTGTGCGAGCCGGTGAGCGGCGAGGAGGCCGAGCGCATCGGCCTCGTGTCGCTCGCGGTCGAACCGGCCGACCTGCTGCCGAAGGCGTACGAGCTGGCCGAACGGCTCGCGAACGGCTCGCAGTCGGCGATCCGCTGGACCAAGTACGCGCTCAACAACTGGCTGCGCTCGGCCGGGCCGACCTTCGACGCGTCGCTCGCGCTCGAATTCATGGGCTTTTCCGGGCCCGACGTTCAGGAGGGCATCCATTCGCTGCGCGAGCGCCGGCCGCCCGCGTTCCCCGGCGACGCACCGTTCTGA
- a CDS encoding IclR family transcriptional regulator encodes MPATQLPDDDLAEPDTDDAAAGENGEKVRSGIQSIEVGFRLLDVLTSEPRAMMLRDLAQRAGMSPAKAHRYLVSFSRLGVVSQDPVSGRYELGGFALQMGLARLARVDGVKLARIALTEFRDRLDQTVGIAVWGNQGPTIVHWMESSHPAKASLKLGDVMPLLGSATGLLFAAYLPRSKTAAMLERELADTRRSPHHGGPRTLDEVEAVLAEVRAHQAARVEGMLLPTIHAFCMPVFDAVGELALAIVALGQEGSFDIAWGGEIDTALRATAQKLSYELGYSPDARND; translated from the coding sequence ATGCCCGCCACCCAGCTTCCCGACGACGATCTCGCCGAACCCGACACCGACGACGCCGCTGCCGGCGAAAACGGCGAAAAGGTCCGCTCCGGCATCCAGTCGATCGAGGTCGGCTTTCGCCTGCTCGACGTGCTGACGAGCGAGCCGCGCGCGATGATGCTGCGCGATCTCGCGCAGCGTGCGGGCATGAGCCCTGCGAAGGCGCATCGCTACCTGGTCAGCTTCTCGCGGCTCGGCGTCGTGTCGCAGGACCCGGTGTCGGGCCGCTACGAACTCGGCGGCTTCGCGCTGCAGATGGGGCTGGCGCGGCTCGCGCGCGTCGACGGCGTGAAGCTCGCACGGATCGCGCTGACCGAATTCCGCGACCGCCTCGACCAGACCGTCGGCATCGCCGTCTGGGGCAACCAGGGGCCGACGATCGTGCACTGGATGGAGTCGAGCCATCCGGCGAAGGCGTCGCTGAAGCTCGGCGACGTGATGCCGCTGCTCGGTTCCGCGACGGGCCTGCTGTTCGCCGCGTACCTGCCGCGCAGCAAGACCGCGGCGATGCTCGAGCGCGAGCTCGCCGATACGCGCCGTTCGCCGCATCATGGCGGCCCGCGCACGCTCGACGAGGTCGAGGCGGTGCTCGCCGAGGTGCGCGCGCACCAGGCCGCGCGCGTCGAAGGGATGCTGCTGCCGACGATCCACGCATTCTGCATGCCCGTGTTCGACGCGGTCGGCGAGCTGGCGCTCGCGATCGTCGCGCTCGGCCAGGAAGGCTCGTTCGACATCGCCTGGGGCGGCGAGATCGACACCGCGCTGCGCGCCACCGCGCAAAAACTGTCGTACGAACTCGGCTATAGTCCCGACGCGCGCAACGACTGA
- a CDS encoding fumarylacetoacetate hydrolase family protein, translated as MKLASLKDGTRDGQLIVVSRDLHTAAIADTIAPTLQRVLDDWAFYAPQLRDLYDALNHGRARHAFAFDPANCMAPLPRAFQWADGSAYVNHVELVRRARGAEMPPEFWTDPLMYQGGSDDFIGPRDDVVCPSEEWGIDFEAEVAVITGDVRMSATPDEALKAVRLVTLVNDVSLRNLIPAELAKGFGFFQSKPATAFAPVAVTPDELGDAWLDGRVHRPMIVHWNGKKVGQPDAGTDMVFHFGQLIAHAAKTRNLRAGTIVGSGTVSNKDAKRGYCCIAEKRCLETIEHGAPQTAFMRYGDTVRIEMFDAAGKSIFGAIEQSVAPPDGAA; from the coding sequence ATGAAACTTGCTTCGCTGAAGGACGGCACGCGCGACGGCCAGCTGATCGTCGTATCGCGCGACCTGCACACCGCGGCGATTGCCGACACGATCGCGCCGACGCTGCAGCGCGTCCTCGACGACTGGGCGTTCTACGCGCCGCAGCTGCGCGACCTGTACGACGCGCTGAACCACGGCCGTGCGCGCCATGCGTTCGCGTTCGATCCGGCCAACTGCATGGCGCCGCTGCCGCGCGCGTTCCAGTGGGCCGACGGCTCCGCGTACGTGAACCATGTCGAGCTGGTGCGACGCGCACGCGGCGCGGAGATGCCGCCGGAGTTCTGGACCGATCCGCTGATGTACCAGGGCGGCAGCGACGATTTCATCGGTCCGCGCGACGACGTCGTGTGCCCGTCCGAGGAGTGGGGCATCGATTTCGAGGCGGAAGTCGCGGTGATCACCGGCGACGTGCGGATGAGCGCGACGCCCGACGAGGCGCTGAAGGCCGTGCGGCTCGTCACGCTGGTGAACGACGTGTCGCTGCGCAACCTGATTCCGGCCGAGCTCGCGAAGGGCTTCGGCTTCTTCCAGAGCAAGCCGGCGACCGCCTTCGCGCCGGTCGCGGTGACGCCCGACGAACTCGGCGACGCCTGGCTCGACGGTCGCGTGCACCGGCCGATGATCGTCCACTGGAACGGCAAGAAGGTCGGCCAGCCCGATGCGGGCACCGACATGGTGTTCCACTTCGGCCAGCTGATCGCGCACGCGGCGAAGACGCGCAACCTGCGCGCCGGCACGATCGTCGGCTCGGGCACCGTGTCGAACAAGGACGCGAAGCGCGGCTACTGCTGCATCGCCGAGAAGCGCTGCCTCGAGACCATCGAGCACGGCGCGCCGCAGACGGCCTTCATGCGCTACGGCGATACGGTGCGCATCGAGATGTTCGATGCGGCCGGCAAGTCGATCTTCGGCGCGATCGAGCAGTCGGTCGCACCGCCCGACGGCGCCGCCTGA
- a CDS encoding DUF3567 domain-containing protein encodes MQMIYNSPNYCVVEFAPQAGHHLMNAGGYEIVDKNAQREIFIDGELAERFRAHVKQLIEEEPSLDEVDEFLGQFDSLMMMPVVLH; translated from the coding sequence ATGCAAATGATCTACAACAGCCCCAACTACTGCGTCGTCGAATTCGCGCCGCAGGCCGGCCACCATCTGATGAATGCCGGCGGATACGAAATCGTCGACAAGAACGCGCAGCGCGAAATCTTCATCGACGGCGAGCTTGCCGAACGATTCCGCGCCCACGTGAAGCAATTGATCGAGGAAGAGCCGTCGCTCGACGAAGTCGACGAGTTCCTCGGACAATTCGACAGCCTGATGATGATGCCCGTCGTCCTGCACTGA
- a CDS encoding DUF1840 domain-containing protein — protein sequence MITFKSKAAQDLDVLKDFAVYVLGLVGKQLGERGVITHDELDHAIAKLEGAVAQAKQERAEHAGHFHEDDADHAHHEVPPSLAQRVAPFLTMLREAKAGEADVHWGF from the coding sequence ATGATTACGTTCAAGAGCAAGGCGGCACAGGATCTCGACGTGCTGAAGGATTTCGCCGTATACGTGCTGGGTCTGGTCGGCAAGCAACTGGGCGAGCGCGGCGTGATTACGCACGACGAACTGGACCACGCGATCGCAAAGCTGGAAGGCGCCGTCGCGCAGGCGAAGCAGGAGCGCGCGGAGCACGCGGGCCACTTCCACGAGGACGATGCCGACCACGCGCACCACGAAGTGCCGCCGAGCCTGGCCCAGCGCGTCGCGCCGTTCCTGACCATGCTGCGCGAAGCGAAGGCCGGCGAGGCCGACGTGCACTGGGGCTTCTGA
- a CDS encoding homocysteine S-methyltransferase family protein, with the protein MSASPLAASAAPLDASYTRGAELPALLKSRILILDGAMGTMIQRYKLDEAAYRGERFKDFARDIKGNNELLSITQPQIIREIHDQYFAAGADIVETNTFGATTVAQADYGMEDLVVEMNVASAKLARESAAKYATPDKPRFVAGAIGPTPKTASISPDVNDPGARNVTFDELRAAYYQQAKALLDGGVDLFLVETIFDTLNAKAALFALDELFEDTGERLPIMISGTVTDASGRILSGQTVEAFWNSLRHAKPLTFGLNCALGAALMRPYIAELAKLCDTYVSCYPNAGLPNPMAETGFDETPDVTSGLLKEFAQAGLVNLAGGCCGTTPEHIAEIAKALADVKPRRWPSQYGNDA; encoded by the coding sequence ATGTCTGCGTCCCCTCTCGCCGCTTCCGCCGCCCCGCTCGACGCGTCCTACACGCGCGGCGCCGAACTGCCCGCGCTGCTGAAGTCGCGGATCCTGATCCTCGACGGCGCGATGGGCACGATGATCCAGCGCTACAAGCTCGACGAGGCCGCGTATCGCGGCGAGCGCTTCAAGGATTTCGCGCGCGACATCAAGGGCAACAACGAGCTGCTGTCGATCACGCAGCCGCAGATCATCCGCGAGATCCACGACCAGTACTTCGCGGCCGGCGCGGACATCGTCGAGACCAACACCTTCGGCGCGACGACCGTCGCCCAGGCCGACTACGGGATGGAAGACCTCGTCGTCGAGATGAACGTCGCCTCGGCGAAGCTCGCGCGCGAGTCGGCGGCGAAATACGCGACGCCCGACAAGCCGCGCTTCGTCGCGGGCGCGATCGGGCCGACGCCGAAGACGGCCAGCATCTCGCCGGACGTCAACGATCCGGGCGCACGCAACGTCACGTTCGACGAGCTGCGTGCGGCGTACTACCAGCAGGCGAAGGCGCTGCTCGACGGCGGCGTCGACCTGTTCCTTGTCGAGACGATCTTCGACACGCTGAACGCGAAGGCCGCGCTGTTCGCGCTCGACGAGCTGTTCGAGGACACCGGCGAGCGCCTGCCGATCATGATCTCGGGCACCGTCACCGACGCGTCGGGCCGCATCCTGTCCGGCCAGACGGTCGAGGCGTTCTGGAATTCGCTGCGCCACGCGAAGCCGCTCACGTTCGGCCTGAACTGCGCGCTCGGCGCGGCGCTGATGCGCCCGTACATCGCCGAACTCGCGAAGCTGTGCGACACCTACGTGTCGTGCTACCCGAACGCGGGCCTGCCGAACCCGATGGCCGAGACCGGCTTCGACGAGACGCCGGACGTCACGTCGGGCCTGCTGAAGGAATTCGCGCAGGCCGGGCTCGTGAACCTCGCGGGCGGCTGCTGCGGCACGACGCCCGAGCACATCGCCGAGATCGCGAAGGCGCTCGCCGACGTGAAGCCGCGCCGCTGGCCGAGCCAGTACGGCAACGACGCCTGA